In Nostoc sp. UHCC 0926, a single genomic region encodes these proteins:
- the ilvA gene encoding threonine ammonia-lyase, biosynthetic, with product MYCDYLIQILTARVYDVAQETPLEYAPNLSARLNNQLLLKREDMQSVFSFKLRGAYNKMVQLPPDILAQGVIAASAGNHAQGVALAAQRLGTRAIIVMPITTPQVKVDAVRMRGGAVVLHGNTYDDAYSYARELEVEKGLTFIHPFDDPHVIAGQGTIGMEILRQYQQPIHAIFVAIGGGGLISGIGAYVKRLRPEIKIIGVEPVDADAMSQSLKAGHRVRLSQVGLFADGVAVREVGEETFRLCQQYVDEIILVDTDHTCAAIKDVFEDTRSILEPAGALAIAAAKAYAEREQIEGQTLIAVACGANMNFDRLRFVAERAELGERREAIFAVTIPEERGSIRRFCECIGNRNLTEFNYRIADEKTAHIFVGVQIQNRADAAKMVENFEAQGFKTLDLTDDELTKLHLRHMVGGHSPLAHNELLYRFEFPERPGALMKFVTSTSPNWNISLFHYRNNGADYGRIVVGIQVPPHEMEDWQAFLDNLGYRYWDENKNPAYKLFLG from the coding sequence ATGTATTGCGACTACCTCATCCAAATTCTGACTGCCCGTGTGTACGATGTTGCCCAGGAAACACCACTTGAGTATGCCCCAAATTTGTCTGCACGGCTGAATAATCAACTCCTGCTGAAACGTGAGGATATGCAGTCAGTATTTTCCTTTAAACTGCGGGGTGCTTACAATAAAATGGTGCAACTGCCACCAGATATATTGGCGCAGGGTGTAATCGCAGCGTCTGCGGGGAACCATGCTCAGGGGGTCGCCCTTGCAGCCCAGCGCTTAGGAACCAGAGCGATTATCGTCATGCCAATAACCACACCCCAAGTCAAGGTGGATGCGGTTAGAATGAGGGGCGGAGCAGTCGTGTTACATGGAAATACCTACGACGATGCTTATAGCTATGCCCGTGAATTAGAAGTAGAAAAAGGGTTGACCTTTATTCATCCTTTCGATGATCCCCATGTAATTGCTGGACAGGGAACAATCGGGATGGAAATTTTACGGCAATATCAGCAACCCATCCATGCGATTTTTGTAGCGATTGGAGGGGGCGGATTAATTTCTGGGATTGGGGCTTATGTGAAACGGTTGCGTCCGGAAATCAAGATTATTGGTGTTGAACCAGTAGATGCTGACGCGATGTCTCAATCACTAAAAGCCGGACATCGAGTGCGCTTGTCCCAAGTCGGGTTATTTGCTGATGGCGTGGCGGTGCGGGAAGTAGGTGAAGAAACCTTCCGTTTATGTCAGCAGTATGTAGATGAAATTATTCTGGTGGATACAGACCATACTTGTGCTGCAATTAAAGACGTGTTTGAGGATACGCGATCCATTCTAGAACCAGCCGGTGCATTAGCGATCGCAGCTGCCAAAGCCTACGCAGAACGAGAACAAATCGAAGGACAAACCTTAATTGCTGTAGCCTGCGGTGCAAACATGAATTTTGATCGCCTCCGCTTTGTGGCAGAACGTGCAGAGTTGGGCGAACGCCGCGAAGCGATCTTTGCAGTCACAATTCCTGAGGAACGGGGAAGTATTCGTCGGTTTTGTGAATGTATTGGCAACCGTAATCTTACTGAGTTTAATTATCGCATTGCCGATGAAAAAACAGCCCATATTTTTGTAGGTGTGCAAATTCAAAACCGTGCCGATGCTGCAAAGATGGTAGAAAACTTTGAAGCTCAAGGATTTAAAACTCTTGATTTAACAGACGACGAACTAACTAAATTACATCTGCGGCACATGGTGGGTGGGCACTCTCCCCTGGCTCACAATGAATTGCTCTACCGTTTTGAGTTTCCCGAACGTCCCGGCGCATTGATGAAGTTTGTTACTTCCACGAGTCCCAATTGGAATATTAGTCTTTTTCATTACCGCAACAACGGGGCAGACTACGGACGAATCGTTGTTGGTATCCAGGTTCCCCCCCACGAGATGGAAGATTGGCAAGCTTTTCTCGATAACCTGGGCTATCGCTATTGGGATGAAAACAAGAATCCGGCATACAAGCTGTTTTTGGGATAG
- a CDS encoding TonB family protein, with translation MSFSGTTVEQRSKEVEALKSFLTYSLIGSLALHIGVLSSGIGNYLTRVPTNEDEPIEVAIIDSPTAEPEKPLEKIPQEPKKEPEIVQKQPREIPPVQKPVQEFIERPKIQPVEQQPKQTTRIEPVELQPKQTTQNPQPTNREIAPKPEAPVKTVAPVSGGGGGGGGGSPVLTDNSGTSGSGVALSTGSGTGTGSGIGSGIGSGIGSGRGSGIGSGIGSGRGSGIGSGIGSGIGNGVGNRPTVATAPTVPAPPQINSSGNVNGRAACRECSAKYPDAARRRGVEGRVEVAVDTDAQGNVTNVRIARSSGNRDLDEETARQARDWKLKPAEGGRQGVSIATEFAIKGSRRSRQVQERQAQRQAEERTQQAAASANSTPEHPGRRRRELTPSSNEATATKPAESRLSRRLEPQRREIITAGSSSEARINRTQGSARDSLRSIQRQRAATNSSQQPQVTPTRRRRPENTSQDKLRESLRRLRPQPQSQPAAPSQQ, from the coding sequence ATGAGTTTTTCCGGCACTACTGTCGAGCAACGTTCCAAAGAAGTTGAGGCTCTCAAGTCTTTTCTGACTTACAGTCTGATAGGTTCACTGGCGCTGCATATCGGCGTACTGTCCTCAGGCATAGGTAATTATTTGACGAGAGTGCCCACAAACGAAGATGAACCAATAGAGGTAGCGATCATAGATTCTCCGACTGCCGAACCAGAAAAACCACTTGAGAAAATTCCACAAGAACCCAAAAAAGAACCAGAAATTGTTCAAAAACAGCCTAGAGAAATTCCACCAGTACAAAAACCAGTACAAGAATTTATTGAAAGACCAAAAATTCAGCCAGTTGAACAACAACCAAAACAAACTACTCGAATTGAGCCAGTTGAACTACAACCAAAACAAACTACTCAAAACCCACAGCCAACAAATAGGGAAATTGCTCCCAAGCCAGAAGCCCCTGTGAAAACTGTTGCACCTGTGAGTGGCGGCGGCGGTGGTGGTGGCGGCGGTAGTCCAGTCCTGACAGATAACTCTGGTACCTCTGGCTCTGGCGTTGCTTTAAGTACAGGTTCAGGTACAGGTACAGGTTCAGGAATTGGCTCAGGAATTGGCTCAGGAATTGGCAGTGGTAGAGGTTCAGGAATTGGCTCAGGAATTGGCAGTGGTAGAGGTTCAGGAATTGGCTCAGGAATTGGCAGTGGTATAGGCAATGGAGTAGGAAACCGTCCGACAGTAGCAACAGCGCCAACAGTGCCAGCACCTCCACAAATTAACAGTTCAGGTAATGTTAATGGTCGTGCAGCCTGCCGTGAATGTAGTGCCAAGTATCCTGATGCAGCAAGACGGCGAGGAGTGGAAGGTAGAGTAGAAGTAGCTGTTGATACTGATGCACAAGGCAATGTGACAAATGTGCGGATTGCTCGCTCCAGTGGAAACCGCGACTTGGATGAAGAAACTGCCAGACAAGCGCGTGACTGGAAATTAAAACCCGCAGAAGGTGGTAGACAAGGGGTATCCATAGCCACTGAATTTGCCATAAAAGGTTCACGGCGATCGCGTCAAGTTCAAGAACGGCAAGCACAAAGACAAGCAGAAGAAAGAACCCAACAGGCAGCAGCATCTGCTAATTCCACACCAGAACATCCAGGACGTAGACGCAGAGAGTTGACACCTTCATCTAATGAAGCTACAGCCACAAAACCAGCAGAATCTCGATTGAGTAGACGGTTGGAACCTCAAAGACGAGAAATTATTACCGCAGGCTCATCATCTGAAGCGAGGATAAATCGCACTCAAGGAAGTGCCAGAGACTCCCTACGCAGCATCCAGCGTCAACGAGCGGCTACCAATTCATCACAACAGCCACAAGTAACCCCAACTCGGCGGCGGCGACCAGAAAACACCAGTCAGGATAAGTTGCGGGAGTCTTTGCGCCGTTTACGCCCACAACCTCAATCGCAACCTGCTGCTCCCAGTCAGCAGTAG
- a CDS encoding MotA/TolQ/ExbB proton channel family protein — protein MGIQNLFAAGGVVMLPLLLFSVLAGALMIERAKFWLQIGKRQNRVVREVLNLYRLDNVVSAVDKLQKNVDLPIARIFLAGLQLERPTPEKFRLALKSEAQAEIPILKRFQPVFDTIIGLAPLLGLLGTILGLIRSFAGLNVGDVGATKTGAVTAGISEALVATASGLIVAIFVLLGASIFRGLYQRQITMIQEYGGQLEILFLDRYEQHDRYEQQEKSYGSR, from the coding sequence ATGGGAATTCAAAATTTGTTTGCAGCAGGTGGTGTGGTCATGTTGCCGCTGTTGCTGTTTTCGGTGTTGGCAGGGGCACTAATGATTGAGCGGGCGAAGTTTTGGCTACAAATTGGTAAGCGTCAAAACCGGGTGGTGCGAGAGGTTTTAAATCTTTATCGACTTGATAATGTCGTTAGTGCTGTTGATAAGCTGCAAAAAAATGTAGATTTACCTATAGCACGCATTTTTCTGGCTGGACTACAGCTAGAAAGACCGACTCCAGAAAAATTTCGTTTGGCTTTGAAAAGCGAGGCGCAAGCAGAAATCCCTATACTCAAGCGGTTTCAACCTGTATTTGACACCATTATCGGTTTAGCGCCTCTGTTAGGACTTCTCGGCACAATTTTAGGATTAATTCGCTCATTTGCTGGACTGAATGTTGGTGATGTCGGAGCTACTAAAACTGGTGCAGTTACTGCTGGTATTAGTGAAGCTTTAGTTGCTACCGCCTCAGGATTGATTGTGGCTATCTTTGTGCTTTTAGGAGCCAGCATCTTCCGGGGACTATACCAGCGACAGATAACAATGATTCAAGAGTACGGCGGACAGCTAGAAATACTGTTCCTTGATCGCTATGAACAACACGATCGCTACGAACAACAGGAGAAGTCCTATGGATCTAGATGA
- a CDS encoding ExbD/TolR family protein: MDLDENEPDLAPFINVVPLIDVMFALLTFFIMSTLFLTRSEGLPVNLPKAATAKEQQIPTKVTITVDEKGQVSLNRDPIAINDLAARVRTLVGSNPDALVIINADKKVLHGEIVGIMDQVRQVKGARLAIATQK; encoded by the coding sequence ATGGATCTAGATGAGAATGAACCAGATTTAGCACCTTTTATAAATGTAGTACCTCTGATTGATGTAATGTTTGCCCTTTTGACATTTTTTATTATGTCAACGCTGTTTTTAACACGATCAGAAGGATTGCCAGTAAATCTACCGAAGGCAGCCACGGCAAAGGAACAGCAAATTCCCACTAAAGTTACCATCACGGTAGATGAAAAAGGTCAGGTAAGCCTAAACCGCGATCCAATAGCAATTAATGATTTAGCAGCGCGAGTGCGGACTTTAGTTGGTTCTAACCCAGATGCATTGGTGATTATTAATGCTGATAAAAAAGTCTTGCACGGTGAGATAGTGGGGATAATGGATCAAGTACGTCAGGTAAAAGGAGCAAGGCTAGCGATCGCTACCCAAAAATAA
- a CDS encoding thioesterase II family protein, producing MTTTPSFNSWVICPQPNPQANLRLFCFPYAGGNSMIFRTWPNNLPSNVEVCAVEYPGRGRQIKSAPLTRLEPLVEAIAPVLLPYLDKPFAFFGHSMGGLVSFELTRLLRSKYSLAPFHLFISARRAPQIPLTKPPLHVLSDADLQDELHSLNGTPKAVLETPELMQIFLPILRADFAVLETYIYTQKQPLECPITVFGGLQDQEVSHEYLQAWREQTIADFSLHEFNGDHFFIHSHQQLLFKVISQELQMRKRSW from the coding sequence ATGACAACTACACCAAGCTTCAATTCCTGGGTTATCTGTCCCCAACCAAATCCTCAAGCCAACTTGCGTTTATTCTGCTTCCCCTACGCTGGTGGGAACTCAATGATTTTTCGCACATGGCCTAATAATCTACCTAGTAATGTCGAAGTCTGTGCTGTAGAATATCCGGGACGGGGAAGACAGATTAAGTCAGCACCCTTGACGCGATTAGAACCTCTTGTTGAAGCGATCGCTCCAGTTCTGTTACCATATTTAGACAAACCATTCGCCTTCTTCGGTCACAGTATGGGCGGATTAGTTAGCTTCGAGTTGACCCGTCTACTTCGCTCTAAGTATAGTCTTGCTCCCTTTCACCTCTTCATCTCTGCTCGTCGCGCCCCGCAAATCCCGTTGACAAAACCACCTCTCCACGTTCTATCAGACGCTGATTTGCAAGACGAGCTACACAGTCTTAACGGTACACCCAAAGCAGTACTAGAAACCCCGGAACTGATGCAGATATTCCTCCCGATTTTGCGGGCAGATTTTGCAGTTCTGGAAACTTATATTTACACTCAAAAACAGCCACTGGAGTGTCCTATTACTGTTTTTGGTGGTTTGCAAGACCAAGAAGTTAGTCATGAGTATCTGCAAGCATGGCGAGAACAGACGATCGCTGATTTCTCATTACATGAGTTCAACGGTGACCACTTTTTTATCCATTCACACCAACAATTATTATTTAAAGTTATATCTCAAGAATTGCAGATGCGTAAGCGTAGCTGGTAG
- a CDS encoding NACHT domain-containing protein: MESFAAQAVSGLAVPIFQILWGGSRKVLGIFGKTLDEKTREIIFGASKQYVQNYKERHGNLKVLGMRDPVELELVYTAVQFLGDDAIRTFESIENLEEVYRQAKSRRFQSQNGKKQAGIKVANNKQYLMVLGGPGAGKSTFLRKMGLEALKGKKGGLKHGCIPVFIELKRFASSNINIETFIAEEFHTCGFPLPEKFTAKALEEGKLLILLDGLDEVPTKNLTEAIIQIQNFVDKYDKNRFIASCRTAAYRSGFRRFSDVSMADFDDDQIQQFISNWFHSYADKQAKTGDKCWELLQKPEHEAAKELAHTPLLLTFLCLVYDRSQSFPDNRSVLYRKALRILLEEWASEKRILRDEIYQGLHTELEEILLSEIAYRGFESDRLFFSQRDIVGQIKTFLASNLNAPQHLDGESVLNAIAVQQGILVERAEDVFSFSHLTLQEYLTAQYIDDHRQVEKLVNEHLTDQRWKEVFLLVAGLMRGGADDLLLLMEKETQKYIINTPKLQALLNWAEQVTVGSPGDFKPVGKRAVAIANAYAYALANANAYANTLANAKTYAYALANANANTYAYALANANAYANTFTLANANAYANTFTLANALGNVLADADALALVIVISYTRELEELKIFNNVDFTILSAKLKGLKARIPDDKQPREILRAFVENLQETLLNAFNLTQEMVNLSEAEAKALGDYLYANHLIIQCKQAAVRVSPQTWEAIEARMLLVPSD; this comes from the coding sequence ATGGAATCTTTTGCCGCACAAGCCGTTAGCGGTTTAGCAGTTCCGATTTTCCAAATCCTTTGGGGAGGTAGCCGTAAGGTTCTAGGGATATTTGGTAAAACCCTGGACGAAAAAACTAGAGAGATAATTTTTGGCGCATCAAAACAATATGTCCAGAACTACAAAGAACGGCATGGCAATCTCAAAGTATTGGGAATGCGTGATCCTGTGGAGTTGGAATTGGTCTATACAGCAGTACAGTTTTTAGGTGATGATGCTATCCGTACTTTTGAATCTATTGAGAATTTAGAAGAAGTCTATCGCCAAGCTAAAAGCCGAAGATTTCAATCTCAAAATGGTAAAAAACAAGCAGGAATTAAAGTTGCTAATAATAAACAATATCTGATGGTGCTTGGTGGCCCTGGTGCAGGAAAGTCCACATTTTTGCGGAAGATGGGACTAGAAGCGCTCAAAGGTAAAAAAGGAGGATTAAAACACGGCTGCATTCCAGTTTTTATCGAATTGAAAAGGTTTGCATCTAGCAACATCAATATTGAAACGTTTATTGCTGAGGAGTTTCATACTTGTGGCTTTCCATTACCTGAGAAATTTACAGCCAAAGCTTTAGAAGAAGGTAAGTTACTAATTTTGCTGGATGGGTTGGATGAAGTGCCAACAAAAAACTTGACTGAGGCAATTATTCAAATTCAAAATTTTGTTGACAAATATGATAAAAATCGTTTCATTGCCTCCTGTCGCACAGCGGCTTATCGCAGCGGTTTCCGCCGCTTTAGTGATGTATCAATGGCAGATTTTGACGATGATCAAATTCAGCAATTTATTTCTAACTGGTTTCATTCATACGCAGACAAGCAGGCGAAGACGGGCGATAAATGCTGGGAGTTATTGCAAAAACCAGAACATGAAGCTGCAAAAGAGTTGGCGCACACACCTTTATTGCTGACATTTCTGTGTTTAGTTTATGACCGTTCCCAAAGTTTTCCAGATAATCGCAGTGTTCTTTACCGGAAAGCACTGCGGATATTGTTAGAAGAGTGGGCATCAGAAAAGCGAATTCTCAGAGATGAGATTTATCAAGGACTGCATACAGAATTAGAAGAGATATTACTATCAGAGATTGCTTATAGAGGTTTTGAGTCTGACAGGCTATTCTTTTCACAGCGCGATATAGTTGGGCAAATTAAAACATTTTTGGCGAGTAATCTGAATGCACCTCAGCATTTAGATGGGGAATCAGTGCTGAATGCCATTGCTGTTCAACAAGGAATTTTGGTAGAACGAGCCGAGGATGTCTTTTCCTTCTCTCATCTAACGCTACAGGAATATTTAACAGCACAATATATTGATGATCATCGCCAAGTTGAGAAGTTAGTTAATGAACACCTGACAGATCAACGCTGGAAAGAGGTGTTTTTGTTAGTAGCTGGGTTAATGCGCGGTGGTGCAGATGATTTGCTGCTGCTGATGGAAAAGGAAACGCAAAAATATATTATTAATACCCCGAAGTTACAAGCTCTATTAAACTGGGCAGAACAGGTAACAGTTGGCTCACCAGGGGATTTTAAACCTGTGGGTAAACGCGCAGTTGCGATCGCCAACGCCTACGCCTACGCCTTAGCCAACGCCAACGCCTACGCCAACACCTTAGCCAACGCCAAAACCTACGCCTACGCCTTAGCCAACGCCAACGCCAACACCTACGCCTACGCCTTAGCGAACGCCAACGCCTACGCCAACACCTTCACCTTAGCCAACGCCAACGCCTACGCCAACACCTTCACCTTAGCCAACGCCTTAGGCAACGTCTTAGCCGACGCCGACGCCTTAGCCTTAGTCATAGTTATTAGCTACACTCGTGAACTTGAAGAATTAAAAATCTTCAATAATGTTGATTTTACTATACTGAGCGCTAAATTAAAAGGACTTAAAGCTAGAATTCCTGATGATAAACAGCCACGGGAAATACTTCGAGCATTTGTGGAAAACCTCCAAGAAACCTTACTCAATGCTTTTAATCTCACTCAAGAAATGGTCAACTTATCTGAGGCGGAAGCGAAAGCACTCGGCGATTATCTCTACGCCAATCACCTCATCATCCAATGCAAACAAGCAGCAGTGAGGGTGTCACCCCAAACCTGGGAAGCCATTGAGGCGCGGATGTTGTTGGTTCCAAGCGATTGA
- a CDS encoding globin domain-containing protein produces MISQQTIDIVKSTAPILKKNGEQITTRMYEIMFRNHPEIREQFNMSAQANGSQPARLATAVYGYANQIDNLPALMPMVEKIAYRHVQTHVTPEQYPIVGESLLQAMKDVLGEAATEEVMAAWSEAYQALSQVFINREDDIYSDYQLCGIC; encoded by the coding sequence ATGATTAGCCAACAAACAATAGATATCGTCAAATCTACAGCACCTATCTTAAAAAAGAACGGTGAGCAAATCACAACTCGGATGTATGAAATTATGTTTCGTAACCATCCAGAAATCAGAGAACAATTTAATATGTCTGCTCAAGCAAATGGTTCTCAGCCTGCGAGGTTGGCTACAGCAGTTTATGGCTATGCTAACCAGATTGATAATTTGCCTGCTTTAATGCCGATGGTGGAAAAGATTGCTTATCGCCATGTGCAGACGCATGTTACACCAGAGCAATATCCTATTGTTGGAGAAAGTTTACTGCAAGCAATGAAAGATGTTTTAGGGGAAGCAGCTACAGAAGAAGTGATGGCGGCTTGGAGTGAAGCTTATCAGGCATTGTCTCAGGTGTTTATCAACAGAGAAGATGACATATACAGCGATTATCAATTATGTGGAATATGCTAA
- a CDS encoding carotenoid oxygenase family protein: MHTIERKSTTKAWAGAIPSLRDATRTVSFANAEPAKEFPSTQLPILSGKIPDGLRGTLYRNGPARLERGGIHMGHWFDGDGAILAVNFTDAVATGVYRYVQTSGYQEEATAGKLLYGNYGMTAPGPIWNQWQKPIKNAANTSVLALPDKLLALWEGGKPHALDLQTLETWGEDDLGGLTKGLSYSAHYKRDEQTGEIFNFGISPGLNATLNIYKSDSTGRIIQQAAHQLDGVPLVHDFVLAGQYIVFFLPPVRLNVLPVLIGINNYSDSLEWQPKLGTQILVIDRETLSVVSRGETEPWYQWHFANGYVDASGSVIVDIARYEDFQTNQYLKEVATGKTHTPAKSTLTRVHLHPQTGKVTSIQQLLNGHCEFPNVPQQNVGQASRYTYMSTFRSGTDISQELLNAIARFDYKTETLTEADLGENRYPSEPIPAQDTQNPEQGWVLTVVYDGNSDSSEVWVFDSDRLDAEPVCKLGLPSVIPHSFHGTWNPA; the protein is encoded by the coding sequence ATGCATACCATTGAGAGAAAGTCAACAACAAAAGCCTGGGCAGGTGCGATACCTTCTCTACGAGACGCTACGCGAACGGTGAGCTTCGCTAACGCAGAACCAGCAAAAGAATTTCCCTCTACGCAACTGCCAATTCTTTCTGGCAAAATCCCAGATGGCTTGCGTGGCACACTTTACCGCAATGGCCCAGCACGGCTAGAACGCGGTGGTATTCACATGGGACACTGGTTTGATGGAGATGGAGCAATTCTGGCTGTAAATTTTACCGATGCAGTCGCAACTGGGGTTTATCGCTACGTGCAAACCTCTGGCTATCAAGAAGAAGCCACAGCAGGTAAACTACTCTACGGCAATTATGGCATGACTGCACCAGGGCCAATTTGGAATCAATGGCAAAAGCCGATCAAGAATGCTGCCAACACCTCGGTGCTAGCACTTCCAGATAAACTTTTGGCACTGTGGGAAGGTGGTAAACCCCACGCCCTTGATTTACAAACTTTAGAAACTTGGGGCGAAGATGATTTAGGGGGGTTAACTAAAGGATTAAGCTATTCCGCACATTATAAGCGTGACGAGCAAACAGGGGAGATTTTTAACTTTGGCATTAGCCCTGGACTAAATGCGACGCTTAATATTTACAAAAGCGATTCGACTGGGCGCATTATCCAACAAGCCGCACACCAGTTAGATGGTGTACCATTGGTGCATGATTTTGTTTTAGCAGGACAGTATATTGTATTTTTCCTTCCGCCAGTGCGGTTGAATGTCTTACCCGTGCTAATAGGGATAAACAACTATAGTGATTCGCTAGAGTGGCAACCTAAATTAGGAACTCAGATATTAGTTATTGATAGGGAAACCCTATCTGTGGTGAGTCGTGGAGAAACCGAACCTTGGTATCAATGGCATTTTGCTAATGGTTATGTAGATGCTAGCGGTTCAGTGATTGTGGATATCGCCCGTTATGAAGATTTTCAAACTAACCAATATCTCAAGGAAGTAGCTACAGGTAAGACTCACACCCCAGCTAAAAGTACACTAACGCGAGTTCATCTGCATCCCCAAACTGGCAAAGTTACGTCAATTCAGCAACTATTAAACGGACATTGTGAATTTCCGAATGTACCACAGCAAAACGTGGGGCAAGCTTCTCGGTACACATATATGTCAACATTCCGCTCAGGAACAGATATTAGCCAAGAACTATTAAATGCGATCGCTCGTTTTGACTACAAAACCGAAACCCTCACCGAAGCAGACTTAGGAGAAAACCGTTATCCTTCAGAACCCATCCCCGCCCAAGATACCCAAAACCCTGAACAAGGTTGGGTGCTAACCGTTGTCTACGATGGTAATTCTGATAGTAGCGAAGTTTGGGTATTTGATAGCGATCGCCTAGATGCCGAACCCGTTTGCAAACTAGGATTACCCAGCGTCATTCCCCACAGCTTCCACGGCACTTGGAACCCAGCATAA
- a CDS encoding Uma2 family endonuclease, with protein MATQLSKAKSPTELVISWEALPDDFQLEDEPVENTGQPILAGALRESLEISGFIQPQMLIASNFGLCATVNGQFIAKAPDWVYVPSVNEVVNNRKSYTPNLKGDIPAIVIEFLSDTEGGEYSVKRTYPPGKWFFYEQILQVSIYVIFEPDSGLLEFYQLENRRYELKQPDENGRHWIETMGLFLGTWQGTKEARTGYWLRWWNEAGNLLPWAVEQIEQERQRTEQERQRAEQERQRAEQERLQKEQLIAYLQSQGIDPNNLPPF; from the coding sequence ATGGCAACCCAACTCAGCAAAGCCAAATCACCAACAGAACTGGTAATATCTTGGGAAGCGTTGCCCGACGACTTTCAACTAGAGGATGAACCAGTGGAGAATACCGGTCAGCCAATTTTGGCTGGTGCTTTGCGTGAAAGCCTAGAAATCAGTGGATTCATTCAACCCCAGATGTTAATAGCCTCGAATTTTGGTCTTTGTGCGACTGTCAACGGGCAATTTATTGCGAAAGCACCTGACTGGGTTTATGTGCCGTCGGTTAATGAAGTTGTAAATAATCGGAAAAGTTATACACCCAATTTAAAAGGTGATATCCCGGCGATTGTTATAGAATTCCTATCCGACACTGAGGGTGGGGAATATTCGGTAAAGCGAACTTATCCACCAGGAAAATGGTTTTTCTACGAGCAAATTTTGCAAGTTTCCATTTACGTGATTTTTGAACCAGATAGCGGTTTATTAGAATTTTATCAACTAGAAAATAGACGCTATGAGTTAAAGCAACCTGACGAAAATGGTCGTCATTGGATTGAGACAATGGGCTTATTTTTGGGAACTTGGCAAGGAACAAAAGAAGCTCGAACTGGTTATTGGTTGCGCTGGTGGAATGAAGCTGGTAATTTGTTACCTTGGGCTGTGGAACAAATTGAACAAGAACGTCAACGCACTGAACAAGAACGTCAACGCGCTGAACAAGAACGTCAACGCGCTGAACAAGAACGTCTCCAAAAAGAACAACTGATTGCTTATTTGCAATCTCAGGGCATTGACCCGAATAATTTGCCTCCGTTCTAG